The following proteins are co-located in the Clostridiales bacterium genome:
- a CDS encoding ABC transporter ATP-binding protein: MILQVESVTKKFGGLSAVSEVSLEIEEGNIIGLIGPNGAGKTTLFNCINGTLPITEGKIVFDGVDITRKKSHEIAKLGIARSYQIVQPFGNMTTLQNAMVGGFCKTKVYKEAEAIALRSLELVRLDHKKDLIAKHLNLGERKKLEIAKALSTQPKLLLLDEVMAGLTPSEVQEMVKIIHSINASGITLIIIEHIMEAIMSLSKRIVVLNFGKKIMEGTPEEVSSNQQVIEAYFGVEDGEADA; the protein is encoded by the coding sequence ATGATATTACAAGTAGAATCGGTAACAAAAAAATTCGGCGGCTTAAGTGCAGTTTCAGAGGTTTCCCTGGAGATTGAAGAGGGGAACATCATCGGACTGATCGGACCCAACGGTGCAGGGAAAACCACATTGTTCAACTGCATCAACGGAACCCTGCCCATAACAGAAGGAAAAATCGTTTTTGATGGGGTAGATATCACCCGGAAAAAATCTCATGAGATTGCGAAGCTGGGAATTGCAAGGAGCTATCAAATTGTGCAGCCCTTCGGCAATATGACCACCCTTCAAAATGCTATGGTGGGAGGGTTTTGTAAAACGAAGGTCTATAAGGAGGCGGAAGCAATTGCACTGCGTTCATTGGAGCTGGTCCGTCTTGATCATAAAAAGGATTTGATTGCAAAGCATCTGAATCTTGGTGAAAGAAAAAAACTGGAGATCGCGAAAGCGCTGTCAACACAGCCGAAGCTGCTGCTGCTGGATGAGGTTATGGCCGGACTGACGCCTTCGGAGGTGCAGGAGATGGTTAAAATCATTCATTCAATCAACGCGTCGGGAATTACGCTCATCATCATTGAACATATCATGGAAGCGATCATGTCACTGTCAAAGCGGATCGTTGTACTGAACTTCGGAAAAAAGATCATGGAGGGCACCCCGGAAGAGGTCAGCAGCAATCAACAGGTTATTGAGGCATATTTCGGAGTAGAGGACGGTGAAGCGGATGCTTAA
- a CDS encoding branched-chain amino acid ABC transporter permease codes for MEQVLQVLISGILSGGIYALASVGLALIFGVVGLVNFAHGEYLMLAMYIAYWIYNFSGLDPYQSLIINLAIMAVIGYITFKVIMERVLDSDHSIQMLLTLALSMVLQNLALMFWKADYRNIRIDMTNDTMNLGFLTFNTPRVLAFFIAIGASILLYLFLQKTFTGAAMRAISQNGKAAQLMGINIKRTYGLAFVIGTTLVGLAGLLISPIYPAFPTVGASFSTLAFIVVVLGGLSSVPGAIIGGLVIGVVESFAGYLAGPAYQQAAYFLLFILVLVFKPNGLFGRS; via the coding sequence ATGGAACAAGTTTTACAGGTTCTAATTTCAGGTATTCTATCAGGCGGGATCTATGCACTGGCCAGCGTCGGCTTGGCTTTGATTTTTGGGGTGGTTGGGCTTGTAAACTTCGCCCACGGAGAATACCTGATGCTTGCGATGTACATCGCATATTGGATTTATAATTTTTCCGGACTGGACCCTTATCAGTCCTTGATCATTAATCTGGCTATCATGGCAGTCATCGGATACATTACCTTCAAGGTGATTATGGAGCGGGTTCTCGATTCGGATCACTCCATACAGATGCTGCTCACATTGGCGCTGTCCATGGTACTTCAAAATCTGGCGCTGATGTTCTGGAAAGCTGACTATCGAAACATCAGAATTGATATGACCAATGATACGATGAACCTCGGTTTTCTGACGTTCAATACACCGAGAGTGCTTGCCTTTTTCATTGCAATTGGTGCGTCGATCCTACTGTATCTTTTCTTACAGAAAACATTCACCGGAGCTGCCATGCGAGCCATTTCCCAAAACGGAAAAGCCGCGCAGCTCATGGGAATCAATATAAAGCGAACCTATGGCCTTGCTTTCGTCATCGGAACAACGCTTGTTGGGCTGGCTGGCCTGCTGATTTCACCCATCTATCCAGCGTTTCCCACCGTGGGGGCCAGCTTCAGTACCCTTGCATTTATCGTCGTCGTTCTGGGAGGCTTATCCAGCGTACCCGGAGCCATCATCGGAGGACTGGTGATCGGCGTTGTGGAAAGCTTTGCAGGTTATCTTGCCGGACCGGCTTACCAGCAGGCGGCATACTTCCTCCTGTTTATTCTGGTACTCGTTTTCAAGCCGAACGGTTTGTTCGGCCGATCCTAG
- a CDS encoding sigma-70 family RNA polymerase sigma factor: MSSDLNEKQLIQKAKMGDEKSFESLILGCQSKAYNLAIRYLKNEEDAMDALQESFIKIFRHLNSFKEDSRFDTWVYRIVVNTCNDILRKNSSRKTTDSIFRTEDDKEMVVEIPDSSGAPEEVYDKKEKSEYIMSCMDKLSQDQREIIILRDIQGFSYDEISEILKCSVGTVKSRINRSRLKLREILMEQNL, encoded by the coding sequence ATGTCATCTGATCTAAATGAAAAGCAATTGATACAAAAGGCAAAAATGGGAGATGAGAAGAGTTTCGAGTCTCTTATTTTAGGTTGTCAATCAAAAGCTTACAATCTGGCGATCCGTTACCTTAAGAACGAAGAAGACGCTATGGATGCACTTCAGGAAAGCTTTATTAAAATCTTTCGGCATCTGAATTCCTTCAAAGAAGACAGTAGATTTGATACTTGGGTTTATCGTATCGTCGTGAATACCTGCAACGATATACTAAGAAAAAATAGCAGCAGGAAAACCACAGACAGTATTTTCCGAACAGAAGATGACAAGGAAATGGTGGTGGAAATTCCCGATTCTTCCGGTGCTCCCGAAGAGGTTTATGACAAAAAGGAAAAGTCAGAATATATTATGTCCTGTATGGACAAGCTGAGCCAGGATCAAAGGGAAATAATAATTCTTAGAGATATTCAAGGCTTCTCATATGATGAGATCAGTGAAATTCTGAAATGCTCCGTTGGAACGGTCAAATCCAGAATCAACCGTTCACGGCTCAAATTACGGGAAATTCTGATGGAACA
- a CDS encoding DUF4097 domain-containing protein has translation MVQLIIEGRFIIIMKRTLLSFACAGILLTGIFTGCGSQKQMTLVNTLTFGVGDFQSLRLDYDADDIYVLEGDHDKVTLKEYMNEDKKSYYARSSTQNGELLITEGDRPRRSSFESYIEIYIPQEYNGSLFLHSTSGTIKSDVALNLPGDFGVDTTSGVIHLSNTKVSNLMISSTNGELSFENVDAEEVNIKTTNAAASMNQINGIISYQSKGGKLTATELRGSGSFHASGDGSINISFTDVTGDITAFSKNGRLTLMLPSQLAFKFSAITKEGSIKTSFADQLASKDHSAAGTIGNSPEITIDLETRNGDIEVSM, from the coding sequence ATGGTTCAATTAATAATTGAAGGGAGATTTATTATTATTATGAAACGAACGTTACTCTCATTTGCCTGTGCAGGCATTTTGCTTACTGGAATTTTCACAGGATGCGGAAGCCAAAAGCAGATGACCCTTGTTAACACGCTTACCTTTGGTGTTGGAGATTTTCAAAGCCTTCGACTTGATTATGATGCCGATGATATCTATGTTTTGGAAGGTGATCACGACAAGGTTACATTGAAGGAGTATATGAACGAGGATAAAAAGAGCTACTATGCCAGATCAAGTACTCAAAATGGTGAATTACTGATAACAGAAGGAGATCGGCCAAGACGTTCCAGTTTTGAATCCTATATTGAAATTTATATCCCCCAGGAATACAACGGCAGCCTATTCCTGCACTCTACAAGCGGAACGATAAAATCGGACGTTGCTCTTAACTTGCCTGGGGATTTCGGCGTCGATACCACAAGCGGCGTAATTCACTTATCAAATACAAAAGTATCCAATCTCATGATTTCCAGCACAAATGGTGAGCTGAGCTTTGAGAATGTTGATGCAGAGGAGGTGAATATAAAGACAACTAATGCGGCAGCTTCAATGAATCAGATCAACGGAATAATCAGTTATCAATCAAAGGGCGGCAAGCTGACTGCTACTGAGCTCCGAGGTTCTGGTTCCTTTCACGCTTCAGGGGATGGCTCCATAAATATTTCCTTTACCGATGTGACCGGAGACATTACTGCATTCTCAAAAAACGGACGCTTAACGTTAATGCTTCCAAGCCAGCTTGCTTTCAAATTTTCTGCGATCACAAAAGAAGGTTCGATTAAAACCTCCTTTGCAGATCAGCTTGCTTCAAAAGATCATTCTGCCGCGGGAACCATCGGAAACTCCCCTGAAATCACCATAGATTTGGAGACTAGAAATGGGGACATTGAAGTTTCAATGTAA
- a CDS encoding peptide transporter, whose amino-acid sequence MSENQKGVKYATSFKEQFTVRGMIIGSIGAAILTMSSMYVALKLGALPWPIIFVALVSMFSLKLLGNTNINEINVTHTAMSAGAMTAGGLAFTIPGIFILNPEAELNIVALFFVVLGGVILGLIFTALIRKYFVVTKDLPYPMGQAAAETLIIGDEGGKKALTLFSSLGVAAVFTVVRDWFKWIPGTLPGNIAGTSLASKGVFAGIWLSPMLIAVGFIIGPLYIGIWFLGAIIGDFGIVLGGTSAGLWDGAVAGAIKSSLGIGLMVGTGVGIIVKGIIPKAKEIFGPMFSKENMSGGFINLRWAPIAMVLIAFLFTVICKMGVVASIITILGVWLATSMSAQIVGQTGINPMEVFGIIVLLAAKAVSSLGQTEAFMVAAVVAIACGLAGDVMNDFKAGHILQTDPKAQWLGECIGGLIGSFVTVGVFYVILTAYGPTAFGNPEMFIAPQAGAVAAMVGGIPHMTAFLIGLVLGCVLYCLNFPVMTLGLGVYLPFYLSATAFIGGALRFIVQKAAPDYEKSGSGLIVASGLLGGEAVVGVIIALIQAVQGMTAI is encoded by the coding sequence ATGTCAGAGAATCAAAAAGGCGTGAAATACGCCACATCTTTCAAAGAACAGTTTACTGTTCGAGGTATGATTATCGGCTCCATCGGTGCAGCTATTTTGACCATGAGTTCCATGTATGTTGCATTAAAGCTAGGCGCGCTCCCATGGCCGATCATATTTGTTGCTCTGGTATCCATGTTCTCACTGAAACTTCTTGGGAATACGAATATCAATGAAATCAACGTAACCCATACGGCGATGTCTGCAGGTGCGATGACTGCAGGCGGTCTTGCATTCACCATTCCCGGCATATTTATTCTGAATCCAGAAGCGGAGCTGAACATCGTTGCTCTGTTCTTTGTGGTCCTGGGCGGCGTAATCCTCGGACTGATTTTTACAGCACTTATTCGAAAATACTTTGTCGTAACAAAAGATCTGCCTTATCCCATGGGTCAGGCGGCTGCGGAAACGCTCATTATCGGAGATGAAGGAGGAAAGAAGGCCCTTACCCTATTTTCTTCGTTAGGTGTTGCCGCGGTATTCACTGTTGTTAGAGACTGGTTCAAATGGATTCCCGGAACCTTGCCTGGAAATATTGCCGGTACAAGTCTGGCTTCCAAGGGAGTTTTTGCAGGAATCTGGCTCTCGCCTATGTTAATCGCAGTAGGTTTTATCATCGGCCCTCTTTACATCGGTATCTGGTTCCTGGGAGCAATCATCGGTGATTTCGGCATCGTGCTGGGCGGGACCAGCGCGGGCCTCTGGGATGGAGCTGTCGCCGGAGCGATTAAATCCTCTCTCGGTATCGGTCTCATGGTAGGAACCGGGGTAGGCATCATTGTAAAGGGAATCATTCCAAAGGCTAAAGAAATCTTCGGCCCCATGTTCAGCAAGGAGAATATGTCAGGGGGCTTTATCAATCTCAGATGGGCGCCTATCGCTATGGTTCTGATCGCATTTCTTTTCACCGTCATCTGCAAAATGGGCGTAGTTGCCAGTATCATTACCATTCTCGGTGTTTGGCTTGCTACTTCCATGTCAGCGCAGATCGTCGGTCAGACGGGCATCAATCCAATGGAAGTGTTTGGTATCATCGTACTTCTAGCGGCAAAAGCAGTTTCCAGTCTCGGTCAGACAGAAGCCTTCATGGTTGCTGCTGTCGTCGCCATTGCCTGCGGTCTTGCGGGTGATGTTATGAATGATTTCAAAGCCGGACATATTCTGCAAACTGATCCAAAAGCACAGTGGCTCGGCGAATGCATCGGCGGCTTGATCGGCTCATTTGTAACCGTAGGGGTATTTTATGTAATTTTAACTGCCTATGGACCTACCGCCTTTGGAAATCCTGAGATGTTTATCGCTCCTCAGGCTGGTGCTGTTGCTGCTATGGTTGGCGGCATCCCGCATATGACTGCGTTCCTCATCGGACTGGTTCTTGGCTGCGTCCTTTACTGTTTGAATTTCCCGGTCATGACACTGGGACTTGGCGTGTATCTTCCATTCTATCTCTCAGCAACAGCTTTCATCGGCGGTGCGCTACGATTTATCGTGCAGAAGGCGGCACCGGATTATGAGAAGAGCGGTTCTGGTCTGATTGTAGCATCCGGACTCCTTGGAGGAGAAGCGGTAGTAGGCGTTATCATCGCGCTAATCCAGGCTGTTCAGGGAATGACGGCTATATAA
- a CDS encoding ABC transporter ATP-binding protein — translation MLKLSNVNSFYGEVQVLRDVNLEVNQGEIVTVIGANAAGKSTMISCISKTVKSFTGEIEFEGSRIDSLRPDQVVERGLIQVPEGRLLFPKLTVRENLELGAFSKRSRSSRKQRLEYVYSILPKMKERANQMAGSLSGGEAQMCAIGRGLMADPKLLMFDEPSLGLAPIIVLEIMDLIKSIRNEGTTVLLIEQNVRQSLKLADRAYVIENGRILMEGNGKELLGSNEVKKAYLGI, via the coding sequence ATGCTTAAATTATCAAACGTCAATTCCTTTTACGGAGAAGTACAGGTCTTGCGGGATGTAAATCTAGAGGTGAATCAGGGAGAAATTGTAACCGTCATTGGTGCCAATGCAGCGGGAAAGTCAACGATGATCTCTTGCATCTCCAAAACGGTAAAATCCTTTACTGGTGAAATCGAGTTTGAAGGAAGCAGGATTGATTCTCTCAGACCGGATCAAGTGGTAGAACGGGGACTGATTCAAGTCCCGGAAGGAAGACTGCTCTTTCCGAAACTGACCGTAAGGGAAAACCTCGAACTGGGGGCATTCAGCAAGAGAAGCAGAAGCAGCAGGAAGCAGCGGCTTGAGTATGTTTACAGCATTCTGCCCAAGATGAAGGAGAGAGCAAACCAGATGGCCGGATCTCTCAGCGGCGGTGAAGCACAGATGTGCGCCATTGGGAGAGGCCTCATGGCAGACCCTAAACTGCTGATGTTTGATGAACCTTCTCTCGGCCTGGCTCCCATCATTGTTTTGGAAATCATGGATCTGATCAAAAGCATCAGAAACGAGGGAACCACCGTTCTCCTCATTGAGCAGAATGTCAGGCAATCTCTGAAATTGGCTGACAGAGCATATGTCATTGAAAACGGGAGAATCCTCATGGAAGGTAACGGCAAGGAACTGCTTGGAAGCAATGAAGTGAAGAAAGCGTATCTAGGCATATGA
- a CDS encoding P1 family peptidase, with protein MKEIKITDIEGVKVGHAQDLEGATGCTVILCEKGAWAGVDVRGGGPASRETELLKPVNMVEQIHAVMLSGGSAYGLDAGSGAMAYLEENNVGFDVGVGVVPIVCGASLFDLVVGDPKSRPDKAMGYEACQNAGTGHVEEGNVGAGTGASVGKFQGIANMMKSGLGTYAVQIGSLKVGAIVAVNALGDVVDVDTGKRIAGLLNEDLTALSNTEETMYAQYAEDKNVFSGNTTIGCIVTNAKLTKSQANKLASIAHNGFARAIRPVHTMADGDTIFVMATGEVEVMPDAVGALATDVMARAINRAARMAAPAYGLKAARDFE; from the coding sequence ATGAAAGAAATCAAAATAACGGATATTGAAGGGGTTAAGGTGGGGCATGCCCAGGACTTGGAAGGTGCTACAGGCTGCACCGTCATTCTTTGTGAAAAAGGGGCCTGGGCTGGCGTCGATGTCAGAGGCGGCGGCCCGGCATCCAGAGAAACAGAGCTCTTAAAGCCAGTCAACATGGTAGAGCAGATCCATGCGGTCATGCTCAGCGGGGGCAGCGCCTATGGCCTGGATGCAGGCTCGGGAGCTATGGCTTATCTGGAAGAAAACAATGTGGGTTTTGACGTAGGTGTTGGAGTCGTTCCCATCGTTTGCGGCGCCTCTTTGTTTGATTTGGTGGTGGGTGATCCGAAATCCAGACCAGATAAAGCCATGGGATATGAAGCCTGTCAAAACGCTGGAACCGGACACGTCGAGGAAGGAAATGTAGGTGCCGGAACCGGAGCCTCCGTCGGAAAATTTCAGGGAATTGCCAATATGATGAAATCCGGACTCGGTACCTATGCCGTTCAGATCGGATCATTAAAGGTTGGTGCAATCGTAGCCGTCAATGCTCTGGGTGATGTTGTGGATGTAGATACCGGGAAACGGATTGCCGGTCTTTTGAATGAGGACTTGACGGCGCTTTCCAATACAGAGGAGACGATGTATGCCCAATATGCCGAGGACAAGAATGTTTTCAGCGGCAATACGACCATTGGTTGTATCGTCACCAATGCCAAGCTCACAAAATCCCAGGCCAATAAGCTTGCGTCCATTGCCCATAATGGATTTGCCCGTGCCATTAGGCCGGTGCATACCATGGCGGACGGAGATACGATCTTTGTAATGGCCACTGGAGAAGTAGAAGTAATGCCAGATGCGGTGGGAGCACTTGCTACTGATGTGATGGCAAGAGCCATTAACAGAGCCGCAAGGATGGCCGCACCTGCTTACGGGCTGAAAGCAGCAAGGGATTTTGAATAA
- a CDS encoding branched-chain amino acid ABC transporter permease, with translation MIKQLILKQHLVLWVIATGSVIVPFFLPNRYFQDIAVMTFLWAGLATSWNLYSGYCKRLSIGHAAYLGIGAYTSTLLYLNFGISPWIGMLAGGVISAIAALIIGGTTLRLKGTFFVLSTIAFAEILKVMTITSKDITAGALGLMIPYQPGFANMIWQGKIPYAVLTWIYMIVVLIISVRLEKSKLGYSLIALGENQEAAENLGVNSTRTMLVAFVMSAVLTSFGGTLFAQYVMFIEPTSVMSMGNSINFILLAIAGGMGTAFGPMVGSFILTPVSNLLRGYLAGISGLHGLILGLVLIVILLYRPDGILPQLKLLFRYLFGKFVKPGKGE, from the coding sequence ATGATAAAACAACTGATTTTAAAACAGCATCTTGTGCTGTGGGTCATTGCCACAGGTTCGGTCATCGTGCCGTTTTTTCTTCCCAACAGATATTTTCAGGACATTGCAGTGATGACGTTCTTATGGGCTGGTCTTGCCACCTCTTGGAATCTGTACAGCGGCTACTGCAAACGACTGAGTATCGGCCATGCGGCGTATCTTGGAATCGGAGCATATACCTCGACGCTGCTGTATCTGAATTTCGGGATCTCACCGTGGATCGGCATGTTGGCAGGAGGCGTGATCTCTGCCATTGCCGCACTCATCATCGGGGGTACGACCCTCAGATTGAAGGGGACCTTCTTCGTATTATCGACCATCGCGTTTGCCGAAATCCTGAAGGTTATGACCATTACATCCAAGGATATTACCGCAGGAGCGCTGGGGCTTATGATTCCGTATCAGCCCGGTTTTGCCAATATGATCTGGCAGGGTAAGATTCCCTATGCCGTTCTCACTTGGATTTATATGATTGTTGTGCTGATCATCAGCGTGAGACTGGAAAAATCTAAACTCGGATATTCGCTCATTGCCCTTGGTGAAAATCAGGAGGCGGCTGAAAATTTAGGCGTCAATTCCACCAGAACGATGCTTGTTGCTTTTGTGATGAGTGCGGTTCTGACCTCTTTTGGAGGAACGCTGTTTGCTCAGTATGTGATGTTTATTGAGCCTACTTCCGTAATGAGCATGGGAAATTCCATCAACTTCATTCTTCTTGCTATTGCCGGCGGTATGGGAACCGCTTTTGGACCTATGGTAGGGTCCTTTATTCTAACACCTGTCAGCAATCTGCTCAGGGGGTATCTTGCAGGTATCAGCGGGCTTCACGGTCTCATTCTCGGACTGGTGCTCATTGTCATCCTGCTATACAGGCCCGATGGTATTCTGCCGCAGCTAAAATTGCTGTTTCGATATCTCTTTGGGAAGTTCGTTAAGCCGGGTAAAGGAGAATGA
- a CDS encoding RNA-directed DNA polymerase — MRRAMNHTLREFLESIKSKHTYLLFRYTDEAYKLRRCYRPVILKKKNGGFRVLQVPDENLKRLQRQLLTYLQHAEISPCAAAYVKGRGLSEHAHYHAGRSMLLKLDIEDFFGSISFSKVLFAVKEALKRSPLVGQEQRSEIGWFIAKACTLDGVLPQGAPTSPILSNMVFLHLDQEINSYCIQRGIHYTRYSDDLFFSGDFRPSEIIPLIRKLLRRNGYTLNENKIVAAGRGSKKLVTGVVVNQRPQADRSYRREIRQSIYYIGKFGLEEHLKRKGLLDEGMQPEDMRSEAAGNEDFGREDVIIRAQMVKELQRLIGRIVFVLQIDPQNREFQDYKKFCIGLLNRLPVIFNGRLLSEAEINEGWGSA; from the coding sequence ATGAGAAGAGCTATGAATCATACATTAAGAGAATTTCTTGAATCAATAAAATCGAAGCATACCTATCTTTTGTTTCGCTATACGGATGAAGCATATAAATTAAGACGCTGCTATCGGCCGGTGATTCTAAAAAAGAAAAACGGCGGATTTAGGGTTTTGCAAGTGCCTGATGAAAATTTGAAACGGCTTCAGCGGCAGCTTTTAACGTATCTTCAGCATGCAGAAATTTCACCCTGTGCTGCAGCTTATGTCAAAGGGAGGGGGCTCTCTGAGCATGCCCATTATCATGCGGGGCGCAGCATGCTTTTAAAGCTTGACATCGAAGATTTTTTCGGCAGCATTTCTTTCTCAAAAGTCTTGTTTGCGGTAAAGGAGGCGCTCAAGCGATCGCCGCTGGTGGGACAGGAACAAAGAAGTGAGATCGGCTGGTTCATTGCAAAGGCTTGCACGCTGGATGGGGTTTTGCCCCAAGGTGCCCCAACCAGTCCGATTCTTTCCAATATGGTATTTCTTCACTTGGATCAAGAGATCAACAGCTACTGCATCCAGAGGGGAATCCATTATACGAGATACTCTGATGACCTGTTTTTTTCAGGGGACTTCCGGCCGTCGGAAATCATACCATTGATCAGAAAGTTACTGAGGAGAAACGGGTATACTCTAAATGAGAACAAGATTGTTGCAGCAGGCAGGGGAAGCAAGAAGCTGGTAACAGGCGTCGTGGTAAACCAGCGGCCTCAAGCAGATCGGAGCTATCGAAGAGAAATCAGACAGAGCATCTATTACATCGGAAAGTTCGGCCTGGAAGAGCATCTGAAAAGAAAAGGCCTGCTGGATGAGGGAATGCAACCTGAAGATATGAGAAGTGAAGCTGCCGGAAACGAAGATTTTGGAAGAGAAGATGTAATTATAAGAGCACAGATGGTAAAGGAATTACAGCGACTCATCGGCAGAATTGTTTTTGTACTGCAGATCGATCCGCAAAATAGAGAATTTCAGGATTACAAGAAATTTTGCATCGGGCTTCTCAATCGGCTGCCGGTAATATTCAATGGAAGGCTGTTATCGGAAGCGGAAATCAATGAAGGGTGGGGGAGTGCATGA
- a CDS encoding TetR/AcrR family transcriptional regulator, whose amino-acid sequence MENRMKLIYDAASSLFINKGYARTQMKDIAKEIDLSTGMLYVYFTGKRDILNFILKGTIDPAFILQEFELPVRSHQFDSLDHDIMRAFDENTKAFSAHLENIEQYPLAQMLNDAFDVISKYGIGCLLIEKNPDDLASLAAFYKEYRNNFKDHVLAYIMKYIDKGTFRQVDHPQYTTQLIIETLSWWGMHIRNDAYEIQKDISIDTARAVCMDNLLHAYQR is encoded by the coding sequence ATGGAAAATAGAATGAAATTGATCTACGATGCTGCCAGCAGCTTGTTTATTAATAAAGGTTACGCAAGAACGCAAATGAAAGATATTGCAAAGGAAATCGACTTGTCTACTGGTATGCTCTATGTTTACTTTACCGGGAAAAGAGATATTCTGAATTTTATTCTAAAGGGCACCATTGATCCCGCTTTTATCCTGCAAGAATTCGAATTACCGGTTCGTTCCCATCAATTTGATTCTTTGGATCATGATATTATGCGTGCTTTCGATGAAAACACAAAAGCATTCTCCGCTCATCTTGAGAATATTGAACAATACCCCTTAGCGCAAATGCTGAACGATGCCTTTGATGTAATTTCAAAATATGGAATCGGCTGCTTGTTGATTGAAAAGAATCCTGATGATTTAGCAAGCCTGGCTGCCTTTTACAAGGAATACCGAAATAATTTCAAGGATCATGTATTAGCCTATATCATGAAGTACATTGACAAAGGAACCTTTCGTCAGGTAGACCACCCTCAGTATACTACACAATTGATCATTGAAACCCTCTCATGGTGGGGCATGCACATTCGGAATGACGCTTATGAAATTCAAAAGGATATTTCAATTGACACGGCTAGAGCAGTCTGTATGGACAATTTGCTACACGCATACCAACGATAA
- a CDS encoding metallopeptidase family protein: MITIEEMEQILEELAEELPAEFYRELNGGILLLPETKISPEAKKNDLYTMGQYRYNPSMGRYIVIYYGSFEALYAALPTENLKQKLREVLRHEFTHHLEDLAGERDLEKEDEAELERYRYGLPMKPIRRL, encoded by the coding sequence ATGATTACCATAGAAGAGATGGAGCAGATCCTGGAGGAACTTGCTGAAGAGCTGCCTGCGGAATTTTATAGAGAACTGAACGGAGGAATTCTGCTGCTGCCGGAAACGAAAATCAGTCCTGAAGCGAAGAAAAATGACCTTTATACCATGGGGCAGTATCGTTACAATCCCAGTATGGGCCGATATATCGTCATCTACTACGGATCCTTTGAAGCACTTTACGCAGCCCTGCCGACAGAGAATTTGAAACAGAAGCTGCGAGAGGTATTGCGTCACGAATTCACTCATCATTTGGAGGATCTGGCGGGCGAAAGGGATTTGGAAAAAGAAGACGAGGCAGAATTAGAACGTTATCGGTACGGCCTGCCCATGAAGCCAATCAGGAGATTATAA
- a CDS encoding histidinol-phosphatase HisJ family protein produces the protein MYDYHIHTSFSDDSSTPMKDMIAAACSAGLKEIAITDHFDPDYPDPAYPFALDFENYHKALLEAQEANKGKIVIRKGVEIGIQHGETMKRCITCASSFAYDFIIGSFHCAEGYELYGDSYFSGRSPEESYAAYYTYVYENLKEYKDYNVLGHLNIIDRYTDKIADPASYMDIVAEILKQIISDGKGLEINTSSFRYGLGDRTTPAQEMLQLYKDLGGEIMTIGSDAHRPKDVAFKIDYAQELMRTLGFRYLTTFEQRKPIFVKL, from the coding sequence ATGTACGATTATCACATTCACACTTCTTTTTCCGACGACAGCAGCACACCGATGAAAGATATGATCGCTGCTGCTTGCAGCGCAGGTTTGAAAGAGATCGCTATCACTGACCATTTTGATCCGGATTATCCGGATCCCGCCTACCCCTTTGCTCTGGATTTTGAGAATTACCACAAGGCTTTATTGGAAGCACAGGAAGCAAACAAGGGCAAAATCGTAATCAGAAAAGGAGTAGAGATCGGAATACAGCACGGCGAAACCATGAAACGCTGCATTACATGCGCAAGCTCCTTTGCATACGACTTTATTATTGGTTCCTTTCACTGTGCGGAAGGATACGAATTATATGGCGACAGTTATTTTAGCGGACGTTCTCCAGAGGAGTCCTATGCTGCATATTACACCTATGTATATGAAAACCTGAAGGAGTATAAAGATTATAACGTGCTTGGTCATCTGAATATTATCGACCGATATACGGATAAAATCGCAGATCCAGCCTCTTATATGGACATTGTCGCCGAGATTCTGAAACAAATCATCTCTGACGGCAAGGGACTTGAAATCAATACTTCAAGCTTCCGCTACGGTCTAGGCGACCGCACGACGCCCGCTCAGGAAATGCTGCAGCTCTACAAGGATTTAGGCGGTGAGATTATGACCATCGGATCAGATGCCCATAGACCGAAAGATGTCGCTTTCAAGATTGATTATGCCCAGGAGCTGATGCGAACCTTGGGTTTTCGATATTTGACCACCTTTGAGCAGCGAAAACCAATCTTCGTAAAGCTATAA